One stretch of Paenibacillus sp. FSL R5-0341 DNA includes these proteins:
- a CDS encoding aspartyl-phosphate phosphatase Spo0E family protein yields the protein MSEPRQIKDKIERNRQELSRLAENHGMQDNKVLQQSMLLDELINEYNRFKYKTGFMNRQPIA from the coding sequence ATGAGTGAACCGAGGCAGATCAAAGATAAAATCGAACGGAATAGGCAAGAGTTAAGTCGTTTGGCGGAGAATCATGGCATGCAAGACAACAAAGTCCTTCAACAATCGATGCTACTGGATGAACTGATTAATGAGTATAATCGTTTTAAATATAAGACCGGATTTATGAATAGGCAACCGATTGCATAA